The Gemmatimonadales bacterium genome segment CGGGTCGGATTCGAAGTCGCGCCATTTGGCGGGCGGAGCGTGGTGCTGCACGCGGTGCCGACGCCGCATCCTCGCTTCGACGCCACGGCCTGCTTCCGGGAACTCGTGGCGGACCTGGCCCGCGGGCGCTTTGGCGGATGGGCCAATCGCCTGGAACGATTTGCGGCGACCTACGCGTGTCGGGCAGCGGTCAAGGCCGGGATGCCGCTCTCGGAGCCGGAGATGCGTAGCTTGCTCTTGCGCCTGTTCGAGACGGCGTTACCTCCGCACGACGTCCACGGTCGCGCGACGATCGTGACCGTGCCGGTCGATGAACTGGAGCGCCGGTTTGGTCGGAGATAGGGTTCCCATTATCGTCGGCCCGACTGCGGTCGGCAAAACCGCAGTGGCGCTTGCGCTGGTCGAGCATTGGGACATGGAGGTTGTCTCGGCGGATTCCCGACAGATCTATCGCCGACTCGATATCGGGACGGCCAAAGCAACCCGGCGCGAGCAGCGGCGGGTCCGCCATCACGGCATCGACGTGATCGATCCGGGCGAACGGTACAGTGCCGGCCGGTTCGCGCGCGATGCGGAGGGCTGGGTCGAGGAGATTCGCTCACGCGGTCGCCTGCCGGTGATCGTGGGCGGTACCGGGTTCTATATCCGCACCCTGGTTGAAGGACTCTTCCGCGAGCCGCCGCTCGACCCTGATCGTCGCCGGCTGCTCGAGACGATCGTCGGCAGCTTCGGTACGACCTCGCTGGTGCGATGGGCGTCTCGGCTCGATCCGGCGTTCAAGGGTGGCGGCCGACAGCGGGCCATGCGGGCGATCGAGGTTGCCCTGCTGTCGGGATACCCGCTCAGCTACTGGCAGGCCGCGGCCCGGACCTCGGGAAGCATCGCGCCCTGGTATGTTGTGCTGACGGTGCCACGTCCGGTGCTGCATCGCCGCATTCTGGTGCGGGCCGAGGAAATGGTGCGGCGGGGTGTCATCGAGGAGGCAGCGGCCGCCATGGCGGACGGCGCCCGCCCGGGGTCGCCGGGCCTCGACGGGGTCGGGATTCGCGAGGCCGTCGAGTACCTGATCGGGATGCGACCCCGGGAGTCGGTTGTCGAGGCGATTGCCACAGGGACGCGGCAGTATGCCAAACGTCAGGAAACCTGGTTCCGTCACCAGCTCGTTGGCCCGGTTCTCGCGTTGGATGCCACGCGCCCGCCCGACAGTCTGGCACGCGAGATTGCGGAGGCGTGGGCCAGTGTCGATGAAAGGAGTGCGCGCGCGTGAAAATCGGAATCACCTGCTATCCGACCTACGGTGGCTCCGGTGCGCTGGCGACCGAACTCGGTCTTGCACTGGCGCGCCGCGGTCATGAAGTCCATTTCATTACCTACGCGATGCCGTTTCGGCTGCGTGAGTATGCCCAGGGCGTCTACTTCCACGAGGTCGACACGACGGAGCAGTACCCACTGTTCGAGTACTACCCCTATTCGCTTGCCCTGGCCAGTAAACAACATGAGGTCGCGCTGAGGGAAGAGCTTGATGTGCTGCACGTCCACTACGCGATTCCGCACGCGACAGCAGCGTACCTGGCGCGCGAGATGCTGGTCGGTCGCCGCCGGCTGCCGGTGATCACGACGCTTCACGGTACGGACATCACCCTCGTCGGGCAGGCAAGCAGCTTCTACGCCATTACCAAGTTTTCGATCGAGCGTTCGGATCGGGTTACCGCCGTCTCGCAGTTCCTCAAAGAGGAAACTGTTCGCACCTTCGGCTGCAACGGCTGTGACATCACGGTGATTCCGAATTTCGTCGATCTGGCCGAGTACGCTCCCAGGCCTGATGACTGCCGTCAAGGCCTGGCCCCGCCCGGGCATCGCATTGTGGTTCATGTGTCGAACTTCCGGGAAGTGAAACGGGTCCGCGATGTCGTTCGCGTTTTCGCGCGGATTCGGCGGGCCATGCCGGCTACCCTGGTGATGATCGGTGACGGGCCGGATCGGGCCGATGCGGAGCGGGAGGCGATCGATGCCAAGGTCGATGAGGACGTGCAGTTCCTTGGACGGCTCGGTGATGTGAGTCGGCTGCTCGGGGTCGCCGATCTGTTCCTGCTGCCGTCGCAGACCGAGTCCTTCGGTCTGGCAGCCCTCGAGGCGCTGGCGTCCGGCGTGCCGGTCGTTGGGTCGCGGACCGGTGGGATTCCCGAGGTCGTCGAGGACGGTGTCTCGGGTATTCTCGAGCCGCCCGGGTCGGTCGAGGCGATGGGACGCCGGGCAATCGATCTGCTGCGCAACCCAGATGCGTACCAAACAATGCGCGCTGCGGCGCTGCAACGCGCGGCGATGTTCTCCGCCGATGTGGTCGTTCCACAGTATGAAGCACTCTACGCTGAGGCGTTGTCATGACGTTGTCCTGGTGGCAGGGGCTCATTCTCGGACTGGTACAGGGATTTACCGAGTTTCTGCCGATTTCGAGTTCCGGACATCTCGTGCTGGCTGAACGGATCGTTGGTTTCGAACCCCAAGGACTCTTCTTCGAAGTCGTCGTTCATGTTGCCACGCTGCTGTCGGTGTTTATCGCCTATCGTGCACGGATTGCCGCGTTGCTGCGCGGCATGTTGTCCGGCGACGCCCAGTCACTTCGGTTTGCAGGGCTGATCCTGCTGGCTTCCGTGCCGGCGGCTGTCGTTGGGATTGCCTTTAAAGACTTTTTCGAACGGACCTTCCACTCTCCGGTCCTGCTTGGCTGGCAGTTT includes the following:
- the miaA gene encoding tRNA (adenosine(37)-N6)-dimethylallyltransferase MiaA → MVGDRVPIIVGPTAVGKTAVALALVEHWDMEVVSADSRQIYRRLDIGTAKATRREQRRVRHHGIDVIDPGERYSAGRFARDAEGWVEEIRSRGRLPVIVGGTGFYIRTLVEGLFREPPLDPDRRRLLETIVGSFGTTSLVRWASRLDPAFKGGGRQRAMRAIEVALLSGYPLSYWQAAARTSGSIAPWYVVLTVPRPVLHRRILVRAEEMVRRGVIEEAAAAMADGARPGSPGLDGVGIREAVEYLIGMRPRESVVEAIATGTRQYAKRQETWFRHQLVGPVLALDATRPPDSLAREIAEAWASVDERSARA
- the bshA gene encoding N-acetyl-alpha-D-glucosaminyl L-malate synthase BshA, whose protein sequence is MKIGITCYPTYGGSGALATELGLALARRGHEVHFITYAMPFRLREYAQGVYFHEVDTTEQYPLFEYYPYSLALASKQHEVALREELDVLHVHYAIPHATAAYLAREMLVGRRRLPVITTLHGTDITLVGQASSFYAITKFSIERSDRVTAVSQFLKEETVRTFGCNGCDITVIPNFVDLAEYAPRPDDCRQGLAPPGHRIVVHVSNFREVKRVRDVVRVFARIRRAMPATLVMIGDGPDRADAEREAIDAKVDEDVQFLGRLGDVSRLLGVADLFLLPSQTESFGLAALEALASGVPVVGSRTGGIPEVVEDGVSGILEPPGSVEAMGRRAIDLLRNPDAYQTMRAAALQRAAMFSADVVVPQYEALYAEALS